A window of the Luoshenia tenuis genome harbors these coding sequences:
- a CDS encoding helix-turn-helix domain-containing protein: protein MRAAKQWEAISEACKLLYGISRVPIHIMEGPEQLVMAYPRTSLMQNLKLSPSLQQKLVERVARGPVMGAFNAQLLYACMAFELEKTYYVFIGPGLLSRTNLADLADIEPVFGGEDVRLLFELLSQMPQVDVTAFTYLVRAVYFAIFEQPLKLDEIQKDEQEWLVPGREDLQELAILPDTERQMGRTYLINVMHIEECIRDGDIQRLKALIDSGNGAAVAALDPPDYPWEDPLRRAKNLVIAASVAFTRATVASGLDMEEITPISKRYVHRAESCEEIQELVAMADKMALDFAECVAGRKKGRALSQQVARAQRYIYHHLHFDITLKDLAAYVHLSPRYLSHIFKEEVGISVVDYIQMERVEEAKKLLRFSSYSFAEISRFLNFASQSYFIKIFQKHTGLTPLQYRKQSGRGKVLEER, encoded by the coding sequence TTGAGAGCTGCAAAGCAATGGGAGGCAATTTCGGAGGCGTGTAAACTGCTTTACGGGATCAGTCGCGTGCCCATCCACATCATGGAAGGGCCTGAACAGTTGGTCATGGCCTATCCACGAACGAGCCTGATGCAGAACTTGAAGCTTTCGCCATCCCTGCAGCAAAAGTTGGTAGAGCGGGTGGCCCGCGGGCCGGTGATGGGGGCTTTTAACGCCCAGCTGCTTTACGCCTGCATGGCTTTTGAACTGGAAAAGACATATTATGTGTTTATCGGCCCGGGCCTGCTCAGCCGCACAAACTTGGCCGATCTGGCGGACATTGAACCCGTTTTTGGCGGGGAGGATGTACGCCTGTTATTTGAACTGCTCAGCCAGATGCCGCAGGTGGATGTAACGGCCTTTACCTACCTGGTGCGGGCGGTTTATTTTGCTATTTTTGAGCAGCCGCTCAAGCTCGATGAGATCCAGAAAGACGAGCAAGAATGGCTGGTGCCGGGGCGGGAGGATTTGCAGGAACTGGCTATTTTGCCGGACACGGAAAGGCAGATGGGGCGGACGTACCTGATCAATGTGATGCACATTGAAGAGTGCATCCGTGACGGGGATATCCAGCGGCTAAAAGCTTTGATCGACAGCGGCAACGGCGCGGCGGTCGCGGCGCTGGACCCGCCGGATTACCCTTGGGAGGACCCGCTGCGGCGGGCCAAAAATCTGGTGATCGCCGCAAGCGTGGCCTTTACGCGGGCCACGGTGGCCAGCGGGCTAGATATGGAGGAAATAACGCCGATCAGCAAGCGCTACGTGCACCGGGCCGAGAGCTGTGAGGAGATACAGGAATTGGTGGCGATGGCCGATAAGATGGCGCTGGATTTTGCCGAGTGCGTGGCCGGCCGCAAAAAAGGGCGCGCGCTCTCCCAACAGGTGGCCCGGGCGCAGCGGTATATCTACCACCACCTGCACTTTGATATTACGTTAAAGGATCTGGCGGCCTATGTCCATTTAAGCCCGCGCTACCTGTCGCATATCTTTAAAGAGGAAGTAGGCATTTCGGTAGTGGATTATATCCAGATGGAACGGGTGGAGGAGGCCAAAAAGCTGCTGCGCTTTTCCAGCTACAGCTTTGCCGAGATCAGCCGGTTTCTCAACTTCGCCTCCCAAAGCTATTTTATTAAGATTTTTCAAAAGCACACGGGCTTGACGCCGCTGCAATATCGCAAACAATCCGGCCGGGGCAAGGTGCTCGAAGAACGGTGA